CGGGCTTCTTAAAGCGAGAGCTGCCGTGGTAGACAGGCGGTAGTCAGGGCGACACGTTAAGGGTGGTGAGTCTGCTTCAGTACTGTCGGTATGGGTGCTCCCGGTAAGGCGTCTTGGCACCTCTGGAGGGGGGAGGAGCCTTCCCTGGAACTGATCGCTGGGTCCCATTCCAGTCATCCTGGCCTGGAGtggacacaaaaataaacacagttacGATTCAATGCAGATTCAAACGGCAAgatctgtaaaagaaaaattaattaGGTTTGAGGACATTAAGGTGCCCTCTGTGGTTTTCTTGTAAATAAACAGTGTCCGTTTACATTCTAAccaaaacatgttgtgtgtccTCGAGGTTTAACAAATGAGTTGGAATGAAGGGAACCAAAATGCCCAAAACAACCAAAACGGGGATGcgaaaaaaatatatatacatatatctccATGGTGCCACTAGTGGTCAAAAACTCTGTAGGGCATCTATAAAGTGTCTTGGCTTTGGAATCTAGTAGCCAGTTTTTCTGGTAACCCAAAACTTAAATTCTGAGTTCCATCAGTGTtggcagttttgacattatctggacatttaacaaataaatgaaccaaGCAATAAAGATTAGTCCAAACCATAATGCAAGGTTATTCTGCAAGCTACAAGACTTGATGAAATCAaattacaaatgaaatacagttaaaataaatattaaaactacGCTTCAGCAGCCTCTACAATATAATTTAGGTCATGTTTTGTTGACAGGGAATAAAGTTTGTCCTTACCATAAGACTCATATGACTCTGTGGTTTCTCCGTGTCCGTAGTCATAGTATTCTGGCTCTCTGATGGccaaaaacagggagagagaacaagaaaaaaatcacttttaatCTTTGAAAGACATCAAGTAGCTGCTGACTGTAATGTCTAGGGGGATGATAATTGGCTTCCATGAATAAGATCAAAGCTTGGCTCTCTAGCATGGAACATCTTAGTCCCGGCTGGTTCTCCTAAATAACTCCGCCATCCAAACCGTGAAACATGGAGTACCATCAGTGCTGAGATTGTGCAGAGTGGCTAAAAAgtatttctgctgctttcaaATCACTTTTCTGAGTGAAACTAGCAACTAggcaatatgtgtgtgtgcgtgtgtgtgtgcgcacggTGAGGAGCAGGTGAAAACCAAAGAGACATCTGATTCACTCACGCCTGCGGCTGACTGTAATAGCTGTCGTATGACTCGTAGGCCGTGTCTGTGTAGCTCTCATCGTAGccctggagagggagggaaacagagaaacagagtgagatTTAAGAGGAGGCTTATTCATGAATCATGAATGTCAAGGTGTCCCCAAAGTACTACACTTGTACCAAAGCAGACACACTCCCCTCATGTCTCGAGCATCCCAAATCACTTATCCTGTGTTGACGGACGAGCCAATCAAAGCTCACAGAGAGCCGGGAATGAGTTTGTTCAGAGCACACATGTTGGAGAGGTCAGATGTAGCTACGTCAAACTTGTCGGCAACTCAAGGAAAACTCATCAATCCACTTATTCCTCATGCATCTATTCTTATTCCTACCATGGCAAATTTCAATTTTAAAGGGATCTTCAACTTGATTAATTATACTACTAAACCTAACCTGTAACAACTGTGCTGAAGGCTTCCATATACAAACTAAATGGATGAACTAAATTTACCCTGCACCAACAGTTGTACTTACATATTCCTCGTagctctcagctgctgcagcaggggTGTGCTGGTGGGGGGGTGCCATTCTCTGGGGGGGTCCACCGGCAGGGGGCCTGGCGCGGGGTGCCACGGCTCCCCTAGCGGGTGCTGCAGTTGGTCCTCCGCGGCCTGTTGGGGCACCCCTCACTGCGCCACCTCTGGCTGGACCGCCTCGGGACACACCTCCTCTGGCAGCTGCACCGCGAGGAGGCATTCCCCTGCCCCTGGAGAAGAAACAGAGTTGATACTCCCTTCTTCTACTTGAGGGACAATAGCACCTTGATATCTGTAGCTGATAAGTAATGTAGCTGCTCAGACTTGGCTAGGATACTAGAAATGGATTAAAACAACTAGACAGGCCATTGCCAAAGGTAAATATAATTTATAGGTTCTTTAAAGAACatgctttaacaaaaaaagctacaggtggattttgttaccttagCTTTAGCCAAGTTAGCTCTCCCCGTTTtcaatctttatgctaagctcaGCTCACCACCTACTAGCTCCAgctacattatttatcataCAGAACTGCAAGTAATACTGTTCTCGTCATCCACATCTTTGCCAAAATATCAGTAAGATAAACTAAATTTTAGGACATTTACACTGCATGATTTTTCTTTATATCAAAAGAACTTCACATTGATAAACATTTAGTGAGCATTTGGAATTTGTAGACTTTATATTCCTTCGGATCACTGCAGTCCTTTCTGATGTTAGCTTTACAGGCTGTACACAGTATTTACAAATTACACAtcagcaaatgaaaaacaaaactgcacaaTTACAGAAAAAGGGAGTGCATCTAATGTTTCGTCTGGTCTTGCACATCATTGTCATTGATACGTTGATAGAGTGATGGTGATGAACAACAGTAACTCTGTGCTTCTTCAGTGACCCGGCAGCTGTTATATatgagaaactgtgtgtgtgtgtgtgtgtgtgtgtgtgtgtgtgtgtgtgtgtgtgtgtgtgtgtgtgtgtgtgtgtgtgtgtgtgtgtgtgcgcgcatctCCACACCTGTGAGCTCCAGCAGGAGGGACTCCGCGGCCCCTGACCATGCCCCCTCGGCCCCGGGCTCCGTGCTCCTGGCCTCCATTCAGGTAGCTCATCTCCATGAACTGCTCTTGGCAGATATCATCCATCATATcctacatacacagacacacacacacagacagaaggaagcaaaaaaaaaagatgagggtGAGAAACAAGAGCACATGACATGGGAAGATTgaaggtgcaaaaattaaaagaaaaaagcagagaagagggaagaaagggaggTAGTGTGAAAGAGTGATGAATAAAAGAGTGAAACACAATTACAGAGCTGCTCACAACACAGCATCCCCCTAATGGCAAACAGAATGAGTGGAAGAAAAAGTGCGAGTGCTAGTGACTCAGAGTGTTAAGAGAAGGGGGGGTCGTGGATGTGGGAGATTGGAAAGCATCCATCCACACTTGGTACCTTCCTGTGCCTCTCCGTCatgcacaaaatgtaaatcactTCTCCCTGCACTTCTCGACAAGTCTGGTATGACTGCATCAGCGGTTACCTTATTCTatccacaaaaacaacaagtagGGATGGATTAGTGCAGCTGCCAGTCTGAGCGGCACAAATCCCGCAACACAATCTGCCGCTTTTCTTCTGGGAGCCATCGCAAAGCCTGCACTGTGACCCAATCAATGTATTTTCATAAATCAGTCCTTGGAACAGTGATGGAGCTCTAATGatcatgaaaaggaaaaaaagaaagatagaaGAATATGCAGCAAAGACGTCAGCTTTTCAAATTTATCTGTAGCTAAAGAAGCGAATGTGAGCTATATGACTGATCAGAAATGAATGTCAGTTAAGGAGTagtgtggctgcagctgcatttAACAAGCCAGCCAGGTGACTCATCTTTACCCATCAAGGTGTTTAAATTAATTCTCTTCAGACATTAAACTATATAGAACATATCCTTCTAAAGCATCAGTGTCGAGGTTCTGCCATCCTTCACACATATGCGGGGCTCTACTTTGGCTTGTACATTGGTAGACATCCAGGTAGAGAGATATAAAAGAGATGAGGAAGAACAAAAGAGCCAAAGCCATCAGGAATACCTGAGGAGGAGTACGGCtaatacataaaacatttcaacaacaaaTCACATCTGTCCATTTTCTCATAACCTGAGCCTGTTATTAAAATATGGCCTGGTTCCAAATGAAGGCAGTCAGGCCTGACAGATTATGGCCTTAAGTTGTAATGACAGCTCCGCAGTTGACACCTTTCTACATAAAACAGCAATACCAACATCCTACTAGGCCATTCTCTTTAATCCACATGATTCTATTTTCTATAGCATCCTGCACACTAATTAAAAACGTGGGTACCTTGTGGACGCCTAGGCCCATTGGCCCGCTTTGGCGTGAGCCTTTGTTAAAGCGTTATGGGCCTCATCTGGGCTTGACAGCAGACTGGGTTGGCCCGCGCTCAAGAATCTCTCAGCATAAAACCAATAAAGCAAGCGTAGGCTGCGCAGGGTGAACACATATCTGTCTGGGAGCTATACATCTCCAAGCTGATTCTCCTCACTCCCTGAAGGATAAGACTCAGGTAAAGACTCAGTGATGAAGGGATATGCAGGCGAGCCAGGTGAGGGTAGAACACTGCTGACACAAGCAGGCTGCTTTGTGCAACTTGAATGCCATCATTCGCTCCCCATTTCCAAAAGTCATACCCCTCACTCTAAAACCCAACACTTCCACTCCTTTTCCTGACTCAGTTTTTAGTCCAATAGCCTCATAACCCCCGTGATTAGAGATGTCAATATATTGTGCAAGGCAGGGTATGGCATGGAGTCTTTTTAAGAACACAGACCTGCTGATGGTTtatctaaaatgtatttttaaaaacgtGTTTTTAAAGTATAACTAAACAAGagactttgaaatgttttgcagccTGCAATTCGACCCAAGGTGGAAAGTATTATGCCAACATACTGAGCACTGGGGTATGATTTCTGTTTTAGGGCTCAAATCAAACAAGTAATTAATCAAGCAACAGAAAGTTAATGAGCAACTGTTCTGACATCCATTTTCAATTTAATCTTTTTCAAGCTAAAACACCAAACATTCCTCAATTTCAGCTTCTCAACTCTGACAATCTGGTGTTTTTCTTAGTCTGTGGTGTGATAGtgaatcattcattttttattcgtTGAGGTTGTTGATTAGACAAAAGAAACTACTGGAAAATATCATCTTCAAATATATGAAATTTTAACAGCGTCTTTCACAactttgaataaatatttcatcGACAAAGAAGTTATTTAGCAGATTAAATAAACAATTAGTGGAATCATTTGTTGCAGCAAAAATTCAATGTGTTGGGTTGAGTTGTCATCTCATCAATTAAGTGACTGACAGAAGATCATTCAAATCTAATAATGATTTATCAGTGCCACTTAAGTTAACTTGTGTTGCATGTTTGACAATATTGCTGACATTTTACAGGCTAAGTGATGAATTGATTGCAGAATCACAAGttaatggcaaaaaaaatgattgttaGAAGCAGCTAGAGTAAAGTCCACATGGACATGTCAATATACAAGCTCCAAATGGACCGCAGCGAGACAAATGCAACCAAACAAGGTCATACTCACGGGGAACAGGAACTTCTTGACTTCTTCCATGGCATGTGCCATGCGCAGGTAGGCCTCTGGCACCGGGGCAAACACCTCAATGAACACGTGCAGCTCCATAGACAAGTGGGCATACTTTGGCTCGCCGCCTTTCCTCAGCCCCTCCTCCTGGAACAAGGGCAACATCACAGGTGTGTTAGCAAGTCAACGAGTACACGGCTGACTCTACAGTAAAATTAATTCTGCAAGTCATAATCGCATTTCCTCCACCTCAGAGGGCATCGAGGTGATGTATTCTCTTCCTTTATATAGGTGAATAATTACATCAAACTGGTAGATAACCGGTTTAGCTGGATATCCTGAAGATTCCTGGAACAGATGTGCAGTGCGCCGGTGCCCTTGACTTTATGGTAACATTCAACCAAGCTATCCTGCAAGTTGACGCCATCTGGGCTCACTGCCTGTCATCCCTCTCAAGTACAGGCCAGATGTATTATGGCTTCAGGTACCCTTCTCACAGGTGTGTAACAccagatgtatgtgtgtgcgtgttgggGGGTGTATTACCTTGGTTTTGTCTCTCATGGAGCCTTTGCCCAGGACAGAGATCTTGGCTCCAGTCTCTTCCTGCAGACGTTTGATCGTGTTGCCCTGAGGTCCCAGAATCTTCCCCACAAAATTGAACTGAATGCAAAAGAAGGCGAAACAAAATTAGCCGCACAATCAAACCAGAATGCGTTTTAATGCCAAGAGGGTGAAGCAGCAATCGCTGTCAGGGGGCTTGGTGCACATACTACAGCTTTAAGTAGTAGATTTACCAGAGAGGGTCGATATGAGCCCTTGGGGGCTGTTACACCGTCAGTTACTGTTTACTATAATCATCCAAGCACTGATCCACAACCAACTTGTGCTCAAAAGCTGCCATCTATACCTCCTCAATCCTTGAACAAAGTAATTACAGTGTGTATATGATGTGTCCTGCAATTAGCTGTCACTGCCAAGCACATTTAGCAAAGAGTCCCCCCCGCCCGTCCGTCCCCAGGAAGCAACTCCTCCGGGATTTGTAAAAGTGGCTTTTATAATGTGAAAACCCTCATTAGCTTTGTCGGCTCTGACACGGTGGACTGATATTCTGACTAAGTATGGCAAACTAAAACAAGCCTGCTGGAGATCAGAGAGCCATCTTACCTTAAACACCAGACTCCCACATTATATTGATCTGATGTTCAAGGAGGGGCAGCATCTATAGAGCTTATTGTTAGAACTTCTTTGGGGGGGTATGTTCTATCTAAAAGTTACAATTCATATGAACCTTTTTGACTTAAACTGATGCAAATAAATTGAACGGCAAGCAAATGAAGCATTACGCAACGGATTATACCCACATGCCTTCTCCAATGCTTTAAACCATCATCCTGAAAATCGACATAGCTCAACATGTGAGCCAGATATAGATTGAATAGATGTGGGTGAATACACTTCAGGTTACATGATTGAGCCAAGTAAGAAGACATCCTCCACTGCAATTTAAAGCCATCCTCACCAtagtaacattaacattttgatCCTTTAGCGATATTCTAAAATATGCCAGTATCGGCTGTAATTATACTCTGGAGCTTAAGGATCAAGGTTGAGGAGAGTAATTTG
This window of the Acanthopagrus latus isolate v.2019 chromosome 3, fAcaLat1.1, whole genome shotgun sequence genome carries:
- the khdrbs1b gene encoding KH domain-containing, RNA-binding, signal transduction-associated protein 1b translates to MENDDKYLPQLLAEKDSLDSSFTHAMKLLNAEIDRLQKGETKKEAEAYLDLFTTKNIKLKERVLIPVKQYPKFNFVGKILGPQGNTIKRLQEETGAKISVLGKGSMRDKTKEEGLRKGGEPKYAHLSMELHVFIEVFAPVPEAYLRMAHAMEEVKKFLFPDMMDDICQEQFMEMSYLNGGQEHGARGRGGMVRGRGVPPAGAHRGRGMPPRGAAARGGVSRGGPARGGAVRGAPTGRGGPTAAPARGAVAPRARPPAGGPPQRMAPPHQHTPAAAAESYEEYGYDESYTDTAYESYDSYYSQPQAEPEYYDYGHGETTESYESYGQDDWNGTQRSVPGKAPPPSRGAKTPYREHPYRQY